Proteins from a single region of Oncorhynchus tshawytscha isolate Ot180627B linkage group LG03, Otsh_v2.0, whole genome shotgun sequence:
- the LOC121846237 gene encoding extensin-like, translating to MLIQTFFRPTPFAPTPFVHPPFAPTPFVHTPFAPHPSSTHPSPHTLRPHTLRPHTLRPTPFVHTPIAPHPSPPTLRPHTLRPHTLRPHTLRPHTHRPTPIATHPSPPHPSSTHPSPTHPSSTHPSPHTHRHPPFAPTPFVHTLRPHTLRPPTLRPPTLRPHTLRPHTLRPHTHRPTPIATHPSPPTPFVHTLRPTPFVHPPFVHPPFAPHTLPPHPSSTHPSPPHPSSHTLRTWLLDIVLIMEKHKNTSLGACSGRY from the coding sequence ATGCTAATACAAACATTTTTCCGCCCCACACCCTTCGCCCCCACACCCTTCGTCCACCCACCCTTCGCCCCCACACCCTTCGTCCACACACCCTTCGCCCCACACCCTTCGTCCACACACCCTTCGCCCCACACCCTTCGTCCACACACCCTTCGCCCCCACACCCTTCGCCCCACACCCTTCGTCCACACACCCATCGCCCCACACCCATCGCCACCCACCCTTCGCCCCCACACCCTTCGCCCCCACACCCTTCGCCCACACACCCTTCGTCCACACACCCATCGCCCCACACCCATCGCCACCCACCCTTCGCCCCCACACCCTTCGTCCACACACCCTTCGCCCACACACCCTTCGTCCACACACCCATCGCCCCACACCCATCGCCACCCACCCTTCGCCCCCACACCCTTCGTCCACACCCTTCGCCCCCACACCCTTCGTCCACCCACCCTTCGTCCACCCACCCTTCGCCCACACACCCTTCGCCCACACACCCTTCGTCCACACACCCATCGCCCCACACCCATCGCCACCCACCCATCGCCACCCACACCCTTCGTCCACACCCTTCGCCCCACACCCTTCGTCCACCCACCCTTCGTCCACCCACCCTTCGCCCCACACACTTTGCCCCCACACCCTTCGTCCACACACCCTTCGCCCCCACACCCTTCGTCCCACACCCTTCGCACCTGGTTATTAGATATTGTATTGATCAtggaaaaacacaaaaacactaGTCTGGGTGCCTGCTCTGGCCGGTACTGA
- the LOC112243284 gene encoding interleukin-10 receptor subunit beta isoform X1 — translation MLCLNGVLLFWTLCHVIRQAWSEEELSSPRDVRVDSAVHWSPATDRPGIKYTVQYRTSDLEKWHNISGCVQTELTTCNIQSGCVMVRVLAQEGNRTSRSVEACRHADSCSPEVQLTSKEGLLMVHMVKNNRLLEDNGDHFEYHVQYGRDGEELKQDLYTSTSLKTIERLDVGRRYCVQVRYLCYQKPFGTPSVQHCESIPESERTQKKKIVAIGVTSTILLGVMVVGLMLFIYRHHKKIKQFLQPPLRLPDHYCEYLSGCSPSRPCPSQPVPVKTAMISSPSSALKRT, via the exons ATGTTGTGTCTGAACGGCGTTTTATTGTTTTGGACTCTCTGTCATGTCATCAGACAAG CATGGTCTGAGGAGGAGCTGTCATCTCCACGGGACGTGCGCGTTGACTCTGCTGTGCATTGGAGCCCCGCCACAGACAGGCCAGGGATAAAGTACACGGTTCAGTACAGGAC CAGTGACCTCGAGAAGTGGCACAACATTTCAGGCTGTGTTCAGACCGAGCTCACCACCTGTAATATACAGTCTGGATGTGTGATGGTGCGAGTCCTGGCTCAGGAAGGGAACCGCACATCCAGATCAGTCGAAGCCTGTCGACATG CTGATTCTTGCAGCCCTGAAGTCCAGTTGACCTCCAAGGAAGGACTTCTGATGGTCCACATGGTAAAGAACAACCGTCTACTGGAGGATAATGGAGACCATTTTGAATACCACGTTCAATATGGCCGAGACGGGGAGGAGCTCAAA CAGGATCTTTACACCTCCACATCCCTTAAGACCATCGAACGTCTGGATGTGGGCCGGAGGTACTGTGTACAGGTCCGGTATTTATGTTACCAAAAACCCTTTGGAACCCCCAGTGTTCAACATTGTGAGTCCATCCCAGAGTCAG AACGGACACAGAAAAAGAAGATTGTGGCGATCGGTGTGACCTCTACCATCCTGTTGGGTGTCATGGTAGTGGGCCTTATGCTCTTCATCTACAGGCACCATAAGAAAATCAAACAGTTCCTTCAGCCCCCACTACGGTTACCAGACCACTATTGTGAG TACCTGTCAGGGTGTTCCCCCAGCAGGCCCTGTCCCTCACAACCAGTCCCTGTGAAGACCGCCATGATATCATCTCCATCATCTGCCTTGAAGAGGACCTGA
- the LOC112243284 gene encoding interleukin-10 receptor subunit beta isoform X3: MLCLNGVLLFWTLCHVIRQAWSEEELSSPRDVRVDSAVHWSPATDRPGIKYTVQYRTDLEKWHNISGCVQTELTTCNIQSGCVMVRVLAQEGNRTSRSVEACRHADSCSPEVQLTSKEGLLMVHMVKNNRLLEDNGDHFEYHVQYGRDGEELKQDLYTSTSLKTIERLDVGRRYCVQVRYLCYQKPFGTPSVQHCESIPESERTQKKKIVAIGVTSTILLGVMVVGLMLFIYRHHKKIKQFLQPPLRLPDHYCEYLSGCSPSRPCPSQPVPVKTAMISSPSSALKRT, from the exons ATGTTGTGTCTGAACGGCGTTTTATTGTTTTGGACTCTCTGTCATGTCATCAGACAAG CATGGTCTGAGGAGGAGCTGTCATCTCCACGGGACGTGCGCGTTGACTCTGCTGTGCATTGGAGCCCCGCCACAGACAGGCCAGGGATAAAGTACACGGTTCAGTACAGGAC TGACCTCGAGAAGTGGCACAACATTTCAGGCTGTGTTCAGACCGAGCTCACCACCTGTAATATACAGTCTGGATGTGTGATGGTGCGAGTCCTGGCTCAGGAAGGGAACCGCACATCCAGATCAGTCGAAGCCTGTCGACATG CTGATTCTTGCAGCCCTGAAGTCCAGTTGACCTCCAAGGAAGGACTTCTGATGGTCCACATGGTAAAGAACAACCGTCTACTGGAGGATAATGGAGACCATTTTGAATACCACGTTCAATATGGCCGAGACGGGGAGGAGCTCAAA CAGGATCTTTACACCTCCACATCCCTTAAGACCATCGAACGTCTGGATGTGGGCCGGAGGTACTGTGTACAGGTCCGGTATTTATGTTACCAAAAACCCTTTGGAACCCCCAGTGTTCAACATTGTGAGTCCATCCCAGAGTCAG AACGGACACAGAAAAAGAAGATTGTGGCGATCGGTGTGACCTCTACCATCCTGTTGGGTGTCATGGTAGTGGGCCTTATGCTCTTCATCTACAGGCACCATAAGAAAATCAAACAGTTCCTTCAGCCCCCACTACGGTTACCAGACCACTATTGTGAG TACCTGTCAGGGTGTTCCCCCAGCAGGCCCTGTCCCTCACAACCAGTCCCTGTGAAGACCGCCATGATATCATCTCCATCATCTGCCTTGAAGAGGACCTGA
- the LOC112243284 gene encoding uncharacterized protein LOC112243284 isoform X2, producing MLCLNGVLLFWTLCHVIRQAWSEEELSSPRDVRVDSAVHWSPATDRPGIKYTVQYRTSDLEKWHNISGCVQTELTTCNIQSGCVMVRVLAQEGNRTSRSVEACRHADSCSPEVQLTSKEGLLMVHMVKNNRLLEDNGDHFEYHVQYGRDGEELKDLYTSTSLKTIERLDVGRRYCVQVRYLCYQKPFGTPSVQHCESIPESERTQKKKIVAIGVTSTILLGVMVVGLMLFIYRHHKKIKQFLQPPLRLPDHYCEYLSGCSPSRPCPSQPVPVKTAMISSPSSALKRT from the exons ATGTTGTGTCTGAACGGCGTTTTATTGTTTTGGACTCTCTGTCATGTCATCAGACAAG CATGGTCTGAGGAGGAGCTGTCATCTCCACGGGACGTGCGCGTTGACTCTGCTGTGCATTGGAGCCCCGCCACAGACAGGCCAGGGATAAAGTACACGGTTCAGTACAGGAC CAGTGACCTCGAGAAGTGGCACAACATTTCAGGCTGTGTTCAGACCGAGCTCACCACCTGTAATATACAGTCTGGATGTGTGATGGTGCGAGTCCTGGCTCAGGAAGGGAACCGCACATCCAGATCAGTCGAAGCCTGTCGACATG CTGATTCTTGCAGCCCTGAAGTCCAGTTGACCTCCAAGGAAGGACTTCTGATGGTCCACATGGTAAAGAACAACCGTCTACTGGAGGATAATGGAGACCATTTTGAATACCACGTTCAATATGGCCGAGACGGGGAGGAGCTCAAA GATCTTTACACCTCCACATCCCTTAAGACCATCGAACGTCTGGATGTGGGCCGGAGGTACTGTGTACAGGTCCGGTATTTATGTTACCAAAAACCCTTTGGAACCCCCAGTGTTCAACATTGTGAGTCCATCCCAGAGTCAG AACGGACACAGAAAAAGAAGATTGTGGCGATCGGTGTGACCTCTACCATCCTGTTGGGTGTCATGGTAGTGGGCCTTATGCTCTTCATCTACAGGCACCATAAGAAAATCAAACAGTTCCTTCAGCCCCCACTACGGTTACCAGACCACTATTGTGAG TACCTGTCAGGGTGTTCCCCCAGCAGGCCCTGTCCCTCACAACCAGTCCCTGTGAAGACCGCCATGATATCATCTCCATCATCTGCCTTGAAGAGGACCTGA